One window from the genome of Mumia sp. ZJ1417 encodes:
- a CDS encoding NAD(P)-dependent oxidoreductase, giving the protein MTPTTHSTVTVLGLGSMGRALATTVAAAGHRTTVWNRTPGRADDLDSARTTEASSVGDAVTASSLVVVCLLDAASVREVLDPVADALAGRTLVNVTTTTPEQSRALAAWADSHGAAYLDGGVMATPPMIGGEGSLVLYSGSPAAYEEWRGVLETWGESPYLGEDAGAAALYDLALLAGMYAMFAGFFHGAAMVATAGISASAFAESAVPFVSAMVPAFRDYAAVVDGGDYGVAGQQSLDFSDLSDMVQASADAGVAPGVVAAVQGLIRRQIDAGHGKDGFARVYESIARPATTRAAR; this is encoded by the coding sequence ATGACACCCACCACCCACTCCACCGTGACCGTACTCGGCCTCGGTTCGATGGGCCGCGCCCTCGCGACCACCGTCGCTGCCGCGGGCCACCGCACGACGGTCTGGAACCGTACGCCGGGCCGCGCCGACGACCTCGACTCTGCCCGCACGACCGAAGCCTCGTCCGTAGGAGACGCCGTGACCGCCTCGTCGCTGGTCGTCGTGTGCCTGCTCGACGCCGCGTCCGTACGCGAGGTCCTTGACCCCGTCGCCGACGCACTTGCCGGCCGGACCCTCGTGAACGTCACGACCACCACGCCCGAGCAGTCGCGCGCGCTCGCCGCCTGGGCCGACAGCCATGGCGCGGCGTACCTCGACGGCGGCGTCATGGCCACGCCGCCGATGATCGGTGGGGAGGGCTCCCTCGTCCTCTACAGCGGATCCCCGGCCGCGTACGAGGAGTGGCGCGGCGTCCTCGAGACGTGGGGCGAGAGCCCGTACCTCGGCGAGGATGCCGGAGCGGCAGCGCTGTACGACCTCGCGCTGCTCGCCGGCATGTACGCGATGTTCGCCGGGTTCTTCCACGGCGCGGCGATGGTCGCGACAGCCGGGATCTCGGCCAGCGCGTTCGCCGAGAGCGCGGTCCCGTTCGTGTCGGCGATGGTGCCGGCGTTCCGTGACTACGCCGCGGTGGTCGACGGCGGCGACTACGGCGTGGCCGGGCAGCAGAGCCTCGACTTCTCCGACCTGTCGGACATGGTCCAGGCGAGTGCCGACGCTGGTGTCGCGCCCGGCGTCGTCGCGGCCGTCCAGGGGCTGATCCGGCGACAGATCGACGCGGGGCACGGCAAGGACGGGTTCGCGCGGGTGTACGAGAGCATCGCCCGTCCCGCAACGACGCGAGCGGCGCGATGA
- a CDS encoding NAD(P)-dependent oxidoreductase, with protein sequence MKVTVIGLGPMGQAMVRIFLAAGHDVTVWNRTASRADDLVAAGAVRAQTPSEALAASELVVLSLTDYAAMDDILGRDPEAIAGRTLVNLSSDTPDVTREAARWADAHGAAFLVGGVMAPPPMLGGEDAYVYYSGPADAFTPYEKVLALLGEPRYVGEDPGAAQLLYQAQLDVFLTALSGIAHAVALVRTAGVGAAEFLPDALATLAGIADMTGLSEDGAAAFDDGIHPGHLSTATMMGATAAHILGASESAGVDTALPQAVLSHYERAIAAGHGADNWTSIFEVIKAR encoded by the coding sequence ATGAAGGTGACGGTCATCGGGCTCGGACCGATGGGGCAGGCGATGGTGCGGATCTTCCTCGCGGCCGGCCACGACGTGACGGTCTGGAACCGTACGGCCTCGCGGGCGGACGACCTCGTCGCCGCGGGCGCCGTCCGTGCGCAGACGCCGTCGGAGGCGCTCGCCGCGAGCGAGCTCGTCGTGCTGAGTCTGACCGACTACGCGGCGATGGACGACATCCTCGGGCGCGACCCCGAAGCGATCGCCGGGCGCACACTCGTGAACCTCAGCTCGGACACTCCCGACGTCACGCGCGAGGCGGCCCGGTGGGCGGACGCGCACGGCGCGGCCTTCCTCGTCGGCGGCGTCATGGCGCCGCCACCGATGCTCGGCGGCGAGGACGCGTACGTCTACTACAGCGGGCCAGCCGACGCCTTCACGCCGTACGAGAAGGTGCTCGCGCTGCTCGGCGAGCCTCGCTACGTCGGCGAGGATCCTGGCGCGGCGCAGCTGCTCTACCAGGCGCAGCTCGACGTCTTCCTCACCGCGCTGTCGGGGATCGCGCACGCGGTCGCGCTCGTCAGGACGGCGGGTGTGGGTGCTGCCGAGTTCCTGCCCGACGCCCTCGCCACCCTCGCGGGCATCGCCGACATGACCGGGCTCAGTGAGGACGGCGCGGCCGCGTTCGACGACGGGATTCACCCGGGTCACCTGAGCACGGCCACGATGATGGGCGCGACCGCGGCGCACATCCTCGGCGCGAGCGAGTCCGCCGGGGTCGACACCGCGCTGCCTCAGGCGGTGCTGTCGCACTACGAGCGGGCGATCGCCGCCGGGCACGGCGCGGACAACTGGACGAGCATCTTCGAGGTGATCAAGGCGCGCTGA
- a CDS encoding M50 family metallopeptidase has translation MTFDDLDARLATVDPATYTTADLTVWAFALVVAILALTAPAWRRTSVVVTVAHELGHALGGVFAGRKLTALRVRLDASGVTHTRGKAQGFGMVVCAWAGYPAPAIAGLIAVLVAVKGWAAPGLFGLAVLFAVCLLWARSAFTVLVLVGCVAASAALWWWAPPVVQSGAAVGVGAFLVLGGLRSVVDTWRSRHLHRSRGESDAVALETLTRVPASVWLASFWLATAACAGGVAWMLATTIGRVIS, from the coding sequence GTGACCTTCGACGACCTCGACGCGCGGCTCGCCACCGTGGACCCCGCCACGTACACGACGGCGGACCTCACGGTGTGGGCGTTCGCCCTGGTGGTCGCCATCCTCGCTCTCACCGCTCCGGCCTGGCGTCGTACGAGCGTCGTCGTCACCGTCGCGCACGAGCTCGGACACGCCCTCGGTGGCGTGTTCGCGGGCCGCAAGCTGACCGCGTTGCGCGTACGGCTCGACGCGTCGGGCGTCACCCACACCCGCGGCAAGGCGCAGGGGTTCGGGATGGTGGTGTGTGCGTGGGCCGGCTATCCGGCTCCGGCGATCGCCGGACTGATCGCGGTGCTCGTTGCGGTCAAGGGCTGGGCGGCGCCGGGGCTGTTCGGGCTCGCAGTGCTGTTCGCGGTGTGCCTGCTGTGGGCGCGCAGCGCGTTCACCGTCCTCGTCCTGGTCGGCTGTGTGGCGGCGTCGGCAGCGCTGTGGTGGTGGGCGCCGCCGGTCGTGCAGAGCGGTGCGGCGGTGGGCGTCGGCGCGTTCCTCGTCCTTGGTGGTCTGCGCTCGGTCGTCGACACGTGGCGCAGCCGCCACTTGCACCGCAGCCGCGGCGAGTCGGACGCCGTGGCGCTCGAGACCCTCACGCGAGTCCCGGCGTCAGTGTGGCTGGCGTCGTTCTGGCTCGCCACGGCTGCGTGCGCCGGGGGAGTGGCGTGGATGCTTGCCACCACCATCGGCCGCGTTATCAGTTGA
- a CDS encoding DUF6318 family protein, which translates to MPLRLRSSFTLVLAVLVVSLYAAGCGPQERPASAQTPTPTTTVARASTELAEPAVLVPTLSRAADEFTAAAAQVFFEHYYRLINHAARTGDTRPLRQASAAECRGCDNVADQIDRAYKTDGGITGFWWDPYYTHAMDEQDYKVAAADIEADAYTYRRSADAKPNRVRKTEHHHLLRARRYDGRWRMIFLSDQAALMPDGYDTDFPMKAPPRPRFSPLLS; encoded by the coding sequence ATGCCTCTTCGACTTCGCTCGTCGTTCACCCTCGTCCTCGCTGTCCTCGTCGTCTCCTTGTACGCCGCCGGGTGCGGGCCGCAGGAACGGCCGGCCTCCGCGCAGACGCCTACCCCGACGACCACCGTTGCCCGCGCATCGACCGAGCTGGCCGAGCCGGCCGTCCTCGTCCCGACGCTCTCGCGCGCCGCGGACGAGTTCACCGCGGCGGCGGCACAGGTCTTCTTCGAGCACTACTACCGCCTCATCAACCACGCCGCCCGCACCGGCGACACGCGGCCCTTGCGCCAGGCCTCGGCGGCCGAGTGCCGCGGCTGCGACAACGTCGCCGACCAGATCGACCGCGCGTACAAGACGGACGGGGGCATCACCGGATTCTGGTGGGACCCCTACTACACGCACGCCATGGACGAGCAGGACTACAAGGTGGCCGCCGCCGACATCGAGGCGGACGCTTACACATACCGCCGCAGCGCCGACGCCAAACCGAACCGTGTCCGCAAGACCGAGCACCACCACCTGCTCCGGGCGAGGCGGTACGACGGCCGGTGGCGGATGATCTTCCTCAGCGACCAGGCGGCTCTGATGCCGGACGGTTACGACACCGACTTCCCGATGAAGGCCCCGCCCCGCCCGCGGTTCTCGCCGTTGCTCAGCTGA
- a CDS encoding MmcQ/YjbR family DNA-binding protein: MAHPVMFSDDDPGLAELRTICLAYPGADEHVSHGRPTFRCGKIFAAFGGSEKVRPGEHRQVRSALLVKVDESEIPALDEDERFFVPAYYGPFGWRALDLEDPDVDWDEVAELVDASYRLIAPKRRIAELDAREVS; this comes from the coding sequence ATGGCTCACCCGGTGATGTTCAGTGACGACGACCCCGGCCTGGCAGAGCTGCGCACGATCTGCCTCGCCTATCCGGGAGCGGACGAGCACGTGTCGCACGGCCGTCCGACGTTCCGGTGCGGCAAGATCTTCGCCGCGTTCGGTGGCTCCGAGAAGGTGCGCCCCGGCGAGCACCGACAGGTACGCAGTGCGCTGCTCGTCAAGGTGGACGAGTCGGAGATCCCGGCGCTCGACGAGGACGAGCGGTTCTTCGTCCCTGCGTACTACGGCCCGTTCGGCTGGCGAGCACTCGACCTCGAGGATCCCGACGTCGACTGGGACGAGGTCGCCGAGCTCGTCGACGCCTCGTACCGGCTCATCGCACCGAAGCGTCGCATCGCCGAGCTCGACGCGCGCGAGGTCAGCTGA
- a CDS encoding DUF6318 family protein, with product MTRLGTALAAAVALLSVTACTGEEPAGGDPTSAPPTTASASPSPTPSAPTIPPEATKHSADGAAAFVKYYISVFNHAEATLETDGIESHTSPKCTSCQRMVQRLEKVREGGGSSGDPNWQPTVTGSQLVNGAFIVTADITSSDFPYRESSNASPGIVKATEYKLLYELGWRSGGWVIDRIVEQELPE from the coding sequence ATGACTCGCCTGGGTACGGCGCTGGCCGCGGCCGTCGCTCTGCTGTCGGTCACCGCGTGTACGGGTGAGGAGCCGGCTGGCGGCGACCCCACATCGGCACCGCCGACCACCGCCAGCGCATCGCCCTCCCCCACACCTTCCGCACCGACGATCCCGCCCGAGGCGACCAAGCACAGCGCCGACGGCGCCGCCGCCTTTGTGAAGTACTACATCTCCGTTTTCAACCACGCCGAAGCCACTCTTGAGACTGACGGGATTGAGTCCCACACGAGCCCGAAGTGCACCTCCTGCCAACGGATGGTTCAACGACTCGAAAAGGTCCGGGAGGGGGGAGGATCATCGGGAGATCCGAACTGGCAACCGACCGTGACAGGAAGTCAGCTGGTCAATGGCGCCTTCATCGTGACGGCAGACATCACTTCCTCCGACTTTCCGTATCGGGAGTCGTCGAATGCGTCACCTGGGATCGTCAAAGCAACCGAGTACAAGTTGCTGTACGAACTCGGTTGGCGCTCGGGCGGCTGGGTCATAGACCGGATCGTTGAGCAGGAGCTTCCCGAATGA
- a CDS encoding maltose acetyltransferase domain-containing protein: MTEPSMRDRMLAGELYIADDPDLIRENERAQRLTHAINTSNPTDRERRRELLTELLGGFGEDSGRTIGSADSQAS; this comes from the coding sequence ATGACCGAGCCCTCGATGCGCGACCGGATGCTCGCCGGCGAGCTCTACATCGCGGACGACCCCGACCTCATCCGCGAGAACGAGCGCGCCCAGCGCCTCACCCACGCGATCAACACCTCCAACCCGACCGACCGCGAGCGGCGGCGCGAGCTCCTGACCGAGCTGCTCGGCGGGTTCGGGGAGGACAGCGGGAGGACGATCGGTTCGGCCGACTCCCAGGCCTCGTGA
- a CDS encoding potassium channel family protein has protein sequence MEDQRVPRGDRYGILLILLAVVVLLVPVENTLLRPVVAALLGAVLLFAQRTSGARRLVILVSMVLVVLSVVASAVSQIAEDREATMAYSAIVVILCLGTIATIAAHLIRDPSLDVHIVLGVIVVYLLLGYAFSGVYAFMGARDGVFFAQTDAIHSSVDFFYFSFITITTTGFGDLTPLTDTGKMIAAFEALIGQVYLVTVVALAVSGVTNRRRAA, from the coding sequence GTGGAGGACCAGCGTGTGCCACGAGGAGACCGGTACGGGATCTTGCTGATCCTGCTCGCCGTTGTGGTGCTGCTCGTGCCGGTCGAGAACACGCTGCTGAGACCTGTGGTGGCTGCCCTGCTCGGGGCGGTGCTGTTGTTCGCACAGCGGACGTCGGGGGCACGGCGGCTGGTGATCCTCGTGTCGATGGTCCTCGTCGTGCTGAGCGTGGTGGCGAGCGCGGTTTCGCAGATCGCGGAGGACCGCGAGGCGACGATGGCGTACTCGGCGATCGTCGTGATCCTCTGCCTGGGCACGATCGCGACGATCGCCGCCCACCTCATCCGCGATCCGTCGCTCGACGTGCACATCGTGCTCGGGGTCATCGTCGTCTATCTGCTGCTCGGCTACGCGTTCTCCGGCGTGTACGCGTTCATGGGGGCGCGAGACGGCGTGTTCTTCGCCCAGACCGACGCCATCCACAGCTCGGTCGACTTCTTCTACTTCAGCTTCATCACGATCACCACGACCGGGTTCGGCGATCTCACGCCGCTGACGGACACCGGCAAGATGATCGCCGCCTTCGAGGCGCTCATCGGGCAGGTCTACCTCGTGACCGTGGTCGCGCTCGCGGTGTCGGGCGTGACGAACCGCCGCCGCGCCGCCTGA